CGCGTCGCCGGTGCGAGGGGTACCTCGTGTTCATACCGAGCCACAGGATCGTGAGATGCGACCTAGCCCCATCCTGAACGTCAATTCAAACGAGCGGTTTCTTCAGCCCAATCACACGCGCACAGGTGCCTCACGTTCGCGCCTCTACTCAATACAAACGGTTTCCCTGCACATCATTCTCTTAGGGCGGACAGGCCAACGTGGGCGCTCACGCGCGATAGAACCATTCATTCTGGCACACGGTTTGAAAGTGGCGCGTCAAACAATGGGGCACCGGATGGTTGCATGATACTCCCGTTTCGTCATCGTTGACTGTCCTATTCGAACGAGCTATGTTGGACGTCCAAAACGAAGGAGGTGAGAACAGATGAACACCGTCTGGCGCGAAACCACCGAAAAACATGGGCCGTAACAAATCGCTTCCCTCTATCGAATTGATATTAAGTCAAGAAAGTAGACACGATAAACAGAGACAATCGATCATTTTAAATCGGTGGTTAGGGTCGATCCCACCTTCTGTGGTTTCGACACAGCATTCATTTTTTAAAATCTTCCGATCCAGATGTCAAGGCAAAAAGCGTACCTTGACATCCTCACCACGTTCTTCGCTAGGAAGCCCGCGCTTCGTACATCGTTTCATAGTGATGCGGTGATACGTAGCCGATCGACGAATGGATTCTCTGGCGATTGTAAAAGACTTCGATATACTCAAAAATCGTTTGATGGGCGGCTTTTCGGGTTTGAAACTTGTTTAAATAAACACATTCGCGTTTGAGCGTGTTATGAAACGATTCGATGCACGCGTTATCATAACAATTCCCTTTGCGGCTCATGCTTCCCACCATGTTGTATTTCTCAAGTCTTTTCTGATATTCTACGGAGGCGTACTGGCTTCCTCGGTCCGAATGGTGCAGAACAGATCCCTTCGGTCTTTGTCGTGCATACGCTTGATCAAGCGCCCGAAGCACAAGTTCCTTCGTCATTCGATCCCCCGCAGACCATCCAACAATCTTTCGACTGTATAAATCCATCACACTTGCAACATACAGCCAGCCTTCCGCCGTCGATACGTAGGTAATATCTGACATGTACACTTGTCCAGGACGCTCAGCAATAAACGTTTGATTTAACCGATTGTCATGTACCGGATGATCATGCTTGAATTTGTCGTCGCCTTGTATTTGCGTACAATTCGGCTTCGCAGTTGATTTTCTCGCATGATCGATGCGACCGTTTTCTGAGCAACACGTTCACCCTGACGGTTAAGAAGACGCGTGATTTTAGGGCTACCATACAACTTTCTTGACGATTCAAAGATTTGAACAATACGCTTAGTCAACCGTTTTTTTCGCTTGGTTCGTTCGCTCTCAGATCTTTTCAAATACTGATAGAAACCGCTTCGTGACACGTTTAATACGTTGCACATCTTCTCGATCGGAAATTTGGAGCGGTTTTCCTTAATAAAGTGGTACTTTATCTCCGGTCGTTTGTGAAGATGCGCATGGCCTTTTTTAAAATCGCATTCTCCTCTCGCAAGTCACGGTTTTCTCGCTCCAGTTCACGGAGTGCTTGTGCATCAGGTTTTAGATGCCCACTTCCGACAAATGGCGAGACAGGATCCTCCTTGTAATGTTGAACCCATCCATGCATCGTTTTTGGCGAAATGCCTAAATCACGCGCGACTTGGGACGCTGACTTGCCTTGCTGCGTCACCATTTGGACCGCGTTTAACTTAAAATCTCGATCAAAGGGTTTTGGCACGATCATCACCTCGAATGATTTTATTTTACATTCTCAGTTCGTCGTGTCCACTTTTATAGCCTAACATCAAATCATCCCAAGTGCCGCGCAATCTGCGTCCATAGAGAAGTTGGATTTCTGGTTACAGTCGACCTAGCCTGGACGCGTTGAACAGTTATAAAAGTCTTTAGCCCTGCCGCCAGTCGAGTCATACCCATCTCTCTAAAAACACCAAATGCTCCCGCCGTTCAATACTTACATCGCACCCCTACTTGTTTCTTGATAGCCGGTATCGGATTCAGCAAGCGTATTTACTGGTCAATATGATCTCGAAGCCATTCACGGTGCAATTCTTCATTGTCGCACGAGACTGTGCAGATCGTTCCTGACTCCTTCAAATCGGACGTCGATCCCAATTCAAGAAAGACCTCATGCCCACCGCTACGCGCTTCGGCTTACTTGCAAAATGACCATCCGACACGACATCTCAAATCAACATCCCTCACGATGAATTGCCCTTATGGACGGTCCTTTCTGCTCCCCCCATCGACTTCTTGCGAAGCCTTGCCTTCTCCATCTCCTGCCGTTGACTTCACTCGCCCTGCAGAGCAAAGATGGACATCCGGAACTATAACCTGACAATCGAGGTGACACGCAATGGAACCAAAGAAGATCTACGAAGTGGCCATGTACCTGCGCAAGAGCCGCGATGATACTGGCGGTGAAGAAGATGTCCTACTCAAACACGAAACCGCACTCACCGATCTCGTCCGAAAGAACAACTGGCGCTATGTGATTTATCGGGAGATTGGCAGCTCCGACAGCATCGACTTTCGCCCTGAATTCAAACGTCTGTTGAAGGACATCAAGAACGATTTTTATGATGCAGTTGTCGTCATGGACTATGACCGTCTCAGTCGTGGCGACAAGGAGGATCGGGCGCGAATTGAAAAGACCCTTCAGCAGTCGAACACCCTCGTTGTGACTCCTCACCGCGTCTACGACCTGAACGATGAGGACCAGGAACTGATCACCGACATTGAAGGCGTCTTCGCTCGCTACGAATATCGAATGATTAAGAAGCGGTTCCAGCGCGGCAAGAAAATTGGGGCAAGACTCGGCCACTGGACCAACGGTCCTGCCCCCTTCCCGTACGTGTATAACTCAGAAGCCCACAGCCTGGATGTAGATCCCGAGAAACTGGATGTCTACAACTTCATAAAGCACCGGATTTTGAGCGGTACCACGTGTAGCGGCGTCTGCTGGGAACTCAACCGCCAGGGCATCCAGTCACCGAAAGGAAAACTGTGGTCTGAAAGCGTGCTGTACCGGCTCATCCTTAACGAAGTGCATCTCGGTCGAGTCGTATACGGCAAAACGAGCGGTGGACTCCACAAGAAACGCAAAGCTGCACCGTTCAAAGTGATCCCACGTGAAAACTGGATCGTCGTCGAGAATGCTCACCCTGCCGTCAAGACCCCGGAGGAACACGCGGAAATCGTCACACTGCTGGAAAGCCGCCGAATTCAGCCCAAACACGCCCGTCGTGGCACCTATCTTCTCTCTGGCCTACTCTACTGCGGCAAATGCGGCTACTCCCTGCAGTTCCAGCCGAAACCAAACGGGCGCACACTCGTGAAGAAGTGCCAAAAGACCGATGCATTCGGGAATTGTTGTGGCAATCGCGGGATCGAACTCGAACACGTGGAAAAAGCGGTTATGGAGAGTCTACGCGAACACGAGGCAGTACTCCTGAAAACGCCCGTTGAGACCAACGAATCAGACTTCCCAACGGAGCATCTGCTGCACACCAAAGAA
This is a stretch of genomic DNA from Ferroacidibacillus organovorans. It encodes these proteins:
- a CDS encoding recombinase family protein, whose amino-acid sequence is MEPKKIYEVAMYLRKSRDDTGGEEDVLLKHETALTDLVRKNNWRYVIYREIGSSDSIDFRPEFKRLLKDIKNDFYDAVVVMDYDRLSRGDKEDRARIEKTLQQSNTLVVTPHRVYDLNDEDQELITDIEGVFARYEYRMIKKRFQRGKKIGARLGHWTNGPAPFPYVYNSEAHSLDVDPEKLDVYNFIKHRILSGTTCSGVCWELNRQGIQSPKGKLWSESVLYRLILNEVHLGRVVYGKTSGGLHKKRKAAPFKVIPRENWIVVENAHPAVKTPEEHAEIVTLLESRRIQPKHARRGTYLLSGLLYCGKCGYSLQFQPKPNGRTLVKKCQKTDAFGNCCGNRGIELEHVEKAVMESLREHEAVLLKTPVETNESDFPTEHLLHTKERELESLRDGANRLKDLFVMGDVTKAEYKTRLERLKDLTVKKENEYEQLKESLDGCTPLTHAERLQLIDELKASWKAAIDVQERNRLMKLIIGRIEYRRNGGEVDIQVKFR